The following coding sequences lie in one Apium graveolens cultivar Ventura chromosome 1, ASM990537v1, whole genome shotgun sequence genomic window:
- the LOC141707834 gene encoding putative carboxylesterase 13, producing MTLQIATELERETSLFHLNPKSAPVSSYPTRKLPVLIYVHGGAFSIGSAFSEFYTNYVSSLVASSNVIAVSADYRLAPENPIPACYDDSWEVFKWVASHGSGSGSDPWLTNDADFNRVFVAGDSAGANIGHDIVSRVGSDQDGVGMEISGLVLVHILAVMR from the coding sequence ATGACACTCCAAATAGCCACGGAGTTAGAACGAGAGACGTCGTTGTTTCATCTCAACCCAAAGTCAGCGCCCGTCTCTTCTTACCCGACCCGGAAACTTCCGGTTTTAATTTATGTCCATGGAGGTGCCTTTTCAATCGGGTCGGCTTTTTCTGAATTTTACACTAATTATGTTAGCTCTCTTGTTGCTAGTTCCAATGTAATCGCCGTCTCGGCTGATTATAGACTGGCGCCGGAGAATCCAATTCCGGCGTGTTATGATGATTCTTGGGAAGTTTTCAAATGGGTTGCTTCACATGGGTCGGGTTCAGGATCCGACCCGTGGTTGACAAACGATGCTGATTTTAACCGTGTTTTTGTGGCGGGTGATAGTGCAGGAGCAAATATTGGGCATGATATTGTTAGTCGGGTCGGGTCAGATCAGGATGGAGTTGGTATGGAAATTTCGGGTTTGGTTTTGGTTCATATTTTGGCGGTGATGAGGTGA
- the LOC141707840 gene encoding uncharacterized protein LOC141707840, giving the protein MAFASASWWSKFPLCQLKVLRTSIPDHEPIYLELIQLDISVKKFRFHFEKEPCLFANVTKAWNNIPFVHLLPKLIQLSSFRERWGRNFFHKFKDKVKEHKHTLDLLSEKIDEESVKKYLEAKALLNDLLAQE; this is encoded by the coding sequence ATGGCTTTTGCTTCCGCAAGCTGGTGGTCTAAATTTCCGCTATGTCAACTCAAGGTTCTTCGTACTTCTATTCCTGACCATGAACCAATCTACCTGGAACTCATTCAACTTGATATATCAGTGAAGAAATTTAGGTTTCATTTTGAAAAGGAACCCTGTTTATTTGCTAACGTTACAAAGGCTTGGAATAATATTCCGTTTGTGCACTTGCTTCCTAAGCTCATTCAATTATCCTCTTTTAGGGAGAGGTGGGGTAGAAACTTCTTCCATAAATTTAAAGACAAAGTAAAAGAACACAAACATACTCTAGACCTACTTAGTGAGAAGATTGACGAGGAAAGTGTAAAGAAGTATTTGGAAGCTAAAGCTTTACTTAATGATCTACTAGCTCAAGAATAA